A DNA window from Drosophila biarmipes strain raj3 chromosome 2R, RU_DBia_V1.1, whole genome shotgun sequence contains the following coding sequences:
- the LOC108030345 gene encoding dynactin subunit 4, whose product MSFMQPSPVKYACSCGILNPINKLFFCRHCPKLRCGFCVTHEIESHFCSNCLENIPSTEARHKKNCCANCFDCPCCQHTLSARASTVPVVRKTEEAKDAKDGGDSKGDATPPVPASSKPSAVPTTKKMYYLSCLSCRWTTRDVGIPDQGVATGTWPDNECLYQARFNALVEYFQAVVLQEKQEKLEFMRRKAPKQHKFPSLTDRTGLTVSLIRRQIGWNDKVPKAKAVITPAEATAEVEGLPANIFTEPLNLRNITTITQRHSQPADQPTDVGSLYPQRRSLWIKRSLRCRQCEHNLIKPEYHPTSIKYRIQLFASYHVPEVVMVRCEQPLLPGKSNAILLKLTNPTMYDMTIRLLTAAPPEDPQLSTETTRVAKEEPISSSPLLKAVGITLSRQNSTREVKRDVVDMSNAEIVPLESEFVLSQRDDSKEFDEYVQLPTEEPKFIVWRKGHKVLLRLQFTPAEDLPASTDVVLGFYLQYTYVNTVTNASEKKEPTTHALHSRVFITAGATEPKAN is encoded by the exons ATGAGCTTCATGCAACCGAGTCCCGTTAAGTACGCGTGCTCCTGCGGCATCCTGAACCCGATCAACAAGCTCTTCTTCTGCCGCCACTGCCCCAAGCTGCGCTGCGGCTTCTGCGTGACGCACGAGATAGAGTCCCATTTCTGCTCCAACTGCCTGGAGAACATCCCGTCCACGGAG GCACGCCACAAGAAAAACTGCTGCGCCAACTGCTTCGACTGTCCCTGCTGTCAGCACACCCTGTCCGCCCGAGCCTCCACCGTGCCAGTGGTGCGCAAGACGGAGGAGGCCAAGGACGCCAAGGATGGCGGTGACTCCAAGGGCGACGCCACGCCTCCTGTTCCGGCGAGCAGCAAGCCCTCGGCGGTGCCCACTACTAAGAAGATGTACTATCTCTCCTGTCTGTCCTGCCGCTGGACAACCCGGGACGTGGGCATCCCCGACCAGGGCGTGGCCACGGGCACCTGGCCGGACAACGAGTGCCTGTATCAGGCGCGATTCAACGCTCTGGTCGAGTACTTCCAGGCTGTGGTGCTGCAGGAGAAGCAAGAGAAGCTGGAGTTCATGCGGCGAAAGGCGCCCAAGCAGCACAAGTTTCCCAGCCTGACGGATCGCACTGGTCTGACCGTATCACTCATTCGCCGTCAGATCGGCTGGAACGACAAGGTGCCCAAGGCCAAGGCCGTGATCACGCCGGCGGAAGCCACGGCCGAGGTGGAGGGCCTGCCGGCGAACATATTTACGGAACCGCTGAACCTGCGCAATATCACGACGATCACCCAGCGTCACAGCCAGCCGGCGGACCAACCTACTGATGTAGGCAGCCTGTATCCGCAACGGCGATCGCTGTGGATCAAGCGGTCGCTGCGATGCCGGCAGTGCGAGCACAACTTGATCAAGCCGGAATACCATCCCACGTCGATCAAGTACCGCATCCAGCTCTTCGCCAGCTACCATGTTCCCGAGGTTGTGATGGTGCGATGCGAGCAGCCGCTGTTGCCCGGCAAGAGCAACGCCATCCTGCTGAAGCTCACCAATCCAACCATGTACGACATGACCATTCGCCTGTTGACCGCAGCTCCTCCTGAGGATCCGCAACTGTCAACGGAGACCACTCGTGTTGCAAAGGAGGAACCGATCTCCTCCTCACCTCTCCTTAAGGCTGTAGGCATCACCTTGTCGCGTCAGAACTCAACCCGGGAGGTTAAGCGAGACGTGGTAGATATGTCCAACGCCGAGATAGTGCCGTTGGAGAGCGAGTTCGTGCTCAGCCAGCGCGATGATTCCAAGGAGTTTGATGAGTATGTGCAGCTGCCCACAGAGGAGCCCAAGTTCATTGTCTGGCGCAAGGGCCACAAGGTGCTCTTACGACTCCAGTTTACGCCAGCAGAGGATCTGCCCGCGAGCACGGACGTTGTGCTGGGCTTCTATCTGCAGTACACGTACGTCAACACCGTAACCAATGCGTCCGAGAAGAAGGAGCCCACCACCCATGCGCTCCACTCCAGGGTGTTCATCACCGCAGGCGCCACTGAGCCGAAGGCCAACTAA
- the LOC108029950 gene encoding retinol dehydrogenase 13, whose product MCFLIGCLLSPVLLFPIILGALVLYTRHRKQGIQFKKHTDETGKVFIVTGANAGIGKETVRELAKRGGTVYMACRDLKRCEEARLEIVKETNNQNVFSRELDLNSLDSVRKFVAGFKREQDKLHVLINNAGIMRCPRRLTKDGFESQLGVNHMGHFLLTNLLLDVLKKTAPSRIVVLSSVAHTRGTINFDDLNSEKSYNEIDAYSQSKLANVLFTRELAKRLGGTGVTVNALNPGSVDTELARDWNTLKGYFIRYVLKPLMWPILKTPKSGAQTSIFLSLDRDLEKVTGKYFHNCQEEEPSPAAQNDETAGLLWAESEKWTGLDSSKLD is encoded by the exons atgtgttttttaattggttgtCTATTAAGCCCGGTATTACTTTTTCCTATAATATTGGGAGCGCTTGTTTTGTACACTAG GCATCGTAAGCAGGGCATACAGTTCAAAAAGCACACCGATGAAACGGGTAAGGTATTCATCGTTACCGGTGCAAATGCCGGAATCGGGAAGGAAACGGTTCGGGAACTGGCGAAACGGGGTGGAACCGTTTATATGGCTTGCAGAGATCTGAAGAGATGTGAAGAGGCCCGCCTAGAGATTGTCAAGGAAACTAACAACCAGAATGTTTTCTCTCGGGAACTGGATCTGAACTCACTGGACTCAGTTCGTAAATTCGTTGCTGG CTTCAAGCGAGAGCAGGATAAGTTGCATGTGCTCATCAACAATGCTGGGATCATGAGGTGTCCTCGAAGACTGACCAAGGATGGCTTTGAATCGCAGCTGGGCGTTAACCACATGGGTCACTTTCTGCTGACCAACCTGTTGCTGGATGTTTTAAAG AAAACGGCCCCCAGTCGAATTGTGGTCCTCTCCAGCGTGGCACATACCAGGGGCACCATCAACTTCGATGATCTGAATAGTGAAAAGTCGTACAATGAAATTGATGCCTACAGCCAGAGCAAGTTGGCCAATGTTCTGTTCACCAGGGAGTTGGCAAAACGATTGGGAGGAACAGGTGTCACGGTCAACGCCCTAAACCCTGGATCCGTTGATACAGAACTGGCCAGGGACTGGAATACCTTAAAGGGTTACTTTATACG ATATGTTTTAAAGCCTCTGATGTGGCCCATTCTGAAGACCCCCAAGAGCGGAGCCCAGACCTCCATATTCCTGTCCCTAGATCGGGATTTGGAAAAGGTAACCGGAAAGTATTTCCACAACTGCCAAGAAGAGGAACCTTCTCCGGCCGCCCAGAATGATGAAACCGCCGGGTTACTGTGGGCTGAGAGCGAAAAGTGGACTGGCCTAGACAGCTCGAAATTGGATTAA
- the LOC108030346 gene encoding retinol dehydrogenase 13 gives MCTFIDCLLSPLILWPAIIGVGIYLLKDYMQGGQFKKVTDETGKVFIVTGANTGIGKETALEIARRGGTVYLACRDMNRCEKARKDIIKETNNQNIFSRELDLSSLESIREFAAGFKKEQSRLDVLINNAGVMRCPKTLTKDGFELQLGVNHIGHFLLTNLLLDVLKKSAPSRIVVVSSLAHTRGTMNVDDLNSEKSYDEGLAYSQSKLANILFSRELAKRLEGTGVTVNSLHPGVVDTELTRNWAFFQTNFVKFFFKPMIWPLLKTPKSGAQTSIYAALDPELKEVTGVYFSDCKPKAVAPAALDDKVGKFLWAESEKWTGLATPASKN, from the exons atgtGCACTTTCATAGATTGTTTATTGAGCCCCCTCATACTGTGGCCGGCTATTATCGGCGTGGGTATCTACCTCTTGAA GGACTATATGCAGGGAGGGCAGTTCAAGAAGGTCACCGATGAGACCGGAAAAGTGTTCATTGTCACGGGAGCCAACACCGGCATTGGCAAGGAGACGGCTCTGGAGATTGCCAGGCGCGGAGGAACTGTGTACCTGGCCTGCAGGGATATGAACCGCTGTGAAAAGGCCCGCAAGGACATCATAAAGGAGACGAATAACCAGAATATATTCTCCCGGGAACTTGACTTGAGTTCCTTGGAATCCATCCGTGAATTCGCAGCTGG CTTCAAGAAGGAGCAGAGTAGGCTCGATGTCCTGATCAATAACGCCGGCGTGATGCGCTGCCCCAAGACTTTGACCAAGGACGGCTTCGAACTGCAATTGGGAGTCAACCACATCGGGCACTTTCTGCTGACTAACCTCCTGCTCGACGTGCTGAAG AAATCGGCTCCAAGTCGCATTGTCGTCGTTTCCAGTCTGGCCCATACGCGTGGCACTATGAACGTGGACGACCTGAACAGCGAGAAGTCCTATGACGAGGGGCTAGCCTACAGCCAGAGCAAGTTAGCCAACATCCTGTTCTCCCGGGAATTGGCCAAGCGCTTGGAGGGCACTGGTGTCACAGTCAACTCTCTACATCCGGGCGTTGTGGACACGGAACTGACCAGGAACTGGGCCTTCTTCCAGACCAATTTCGTGAA ATTCTTCTTCAAGCCTATGATTTGGCCGCTCTTGAAGACACCCAAAAGTGGAGCACAAACCTCGATTTATGCTGCTCTCGACCCGGAACTGAAGGAAGTCACCGGCGTATACTTCAGCGACTGCAAGCCAAAGGCTGTGGCCCCCGCTGCCTTGGACGATAAGGTTGGAAAGTTCCTGTGGGCCGAGAGCGAGAAGTGGACTGGCCTAGCTACTCCTGCATCCAAAAACTAA
- the LOC108029891 gene encoding retinol dehydrogenase 13 produces the protein MGCWTCCVSPLLFWPALIGGAVYFLRKYMQGGQFTKQTDETGKVFIVTGANTGIGKETALEIAKRGGTVYLACRDMNRCEKARQDIVRESNNTNIFARELDLSSLDSIRKFAAGFKKEQDKLHVLINNAGVMHCPKALTKDGFEMQLGVNHMGHFLLTHLLLDVLKKTAPSRIVNVSSLAHTQGSINIDDLNSEKSYSRIGAYSQSKLANVLFTRELAKRLEGTGVTTNSLHPGAVDTELTRNWKFLENIFARSLVRPLQWVLFKTPRNGAQTTLYAALDPALKEVSGLYFSDCKPKDVSAAAKDEKTGKFLWAESEKWTGVNTSKLD, from the exons atgggcTGTTGGACTTGTTGTGTGAGCCCCCTGCTTTTTTGGCCGGCCCTCATCGGAGGAGCTGTGTATTTTTTGAG GAAGTACATGCAGGGCGGCCAGTTCACCAAGCAGACCGATGAGACAGGCAAGGTGTTCATTGTCACCGGTGCCAACACCGGCATTGGCAAGGAGACGGCTCTGGAGATCGCCAAGCGCGGAGGAACCGTGTACTTGGCCTGCAGGGATATGAACCGCTGCGAAAAGGCCCGCCAGGACATCGTCAGGGAGTCGAATAACACCAACATTTTCGCCCGCGAGTTGGACTTGAGTTCTCTGGATTCCATCCGTAAATTCGCCGCTGG TTTCAAGAAGGAGCAGGACAAGCTTCATGTCCTGATCAACAATGCAGGAGTCATGCACTGCCCCAAGGCTCTGACCAAGGATGGCTTCGAGATGCAGCTGGGGGTTAACCACATGGGCCACTTCCTGCTCACCCACCTGCTGCTGGATGTTCTGAAG AAAACCGCACCCAGTCGCATCGTAAACGTATCCAGCCTGGCACACACCCAGGGTTCCATCAACATTGATGATCTGAACAGCGAGAAATCGTACAGTAGGATCGGTGCCTACAGCCAGAGTAAACTGGCCAACGTCCTGTTTACCCGGGAACTGGCCAAGCGTCTGGAGGGAACTGGGGTCACCACTAACTCCTTGCATCCCGGCGCTGTGGACACGGAGCTGACGAGGAACTGGAAGTTTTTGGAGAACATTTTTGCGAG GTCACTGGTGAGACCTTTGCAGTGGGTTCTATTCAAGACGCCTCGGAATGGAGCGCAGACCACCCTCTACGCCGCCTTGGACCCCGCGCTGAAGGAGGTCTCTGGACTCTACTTCAGCGACTGCAAGCCCAAGGATGTGTCAGCGGCTGCCAAGGACGAGAAGACTGGAAAGTTCCTTTGGGCAGAGAGTGAAAAGTGGACTGGCGTGAATACGTCTAAATTGGATTAA